In a genomic window of Spodoptera frugiperda isolate SF20-4 chromosome 18, AGI-APGP_CSIRO_Sfru_2.0, whole genome shotgun sequence:
- the LOC118277884 gene encoding leukocyte elastase inhibitor, translated as MRLSIAIVVIFASIQSLDCHIPPRLAKVFNSRLNYFDIDLLRYVAEGKSGNVMVSPASIKSTLAMLMEGAQGATAREIQTALRLLPYKTDYREQLSQFMMDLEINSSSVTVHNANGLFVSKPLQLKKEYEMLAKRVYFSKVNKLDFNDPRTAADEINGWVNSKTGGLIPAILDQAHINPKAELLLTSALYFKGTWLNEFDRKQTHGECFYRNGVCKTVAMMNLEAELNYAHVDDLRAHALELPYQNKRYSMMILMPQDRDAGLALIRDLPYIGLLKISNMLQPTPVVLTMPKFTVVYGDDMVAPLKNMGISTLFSPAANLSGIIDGAEAHLNTIFHKVYMSVDEKGTIAAAATADMLVPLMNNFVPLLVNRPFIFFIWDNEKGVVLFEGKIEEPTEFDAVTNNKFGQPENQPSQPTNQPIPPTNQPSQSTDQPSQPTNQPSQPTNQPSQPTNQPSQPTNQPSRPTNQRSQPTNQPIEPTNQPSQPTSDPSQSTSQPITEYSTRPYYDALPIGWFRKVSGYLGRVPYHFIGVE; from the exons ATGCGTCTGTCTATAGCCATTG ttgtaatCTTCGCATCAATCCAAAGTTTAGACTGCCACATACCACCGAGGCTGGCTAAAGTTTTCAATTCGCGTCTAAACTATTTTGACATCGACCTCCTTCGATATGTCGCTGAAGGCAAGAGTGGAAACGTGATGGTGTCTCCAGCCAGCATCAAGTCTACTTTAGCGATGTTAATGGAAGGTGCCCAGGGTGCAACAGCTAGAGAAATCCAGACGGCACTAAGACTGTTACCTTATAAAACAGATTATAGAGAGCAGCTCAGTCAGTTTATGATGGATTTAGAG ATAAACTCATCAAGTGTGACGGTACATAATGCGAACGGACTGTTCGTGTCGAAGCCATTGCAGCTGAAGAAAGAATACGAAATGTTGGCGAAACGTGTTTATTTCTCTAAAGTGAACAAATTAGATTTCAATGATCCACGCACTGCCGCCGATGAGATCAATGGCTGGGTGAACAGTAAAACTGGGGGCTTGATCCCAGCTATTTTAGATCAAG CCCACATCAATCCTAAGGCGGAGTTATTGTTGACAAGTGCCCTCTACTTCAAAGGGACTTGGCTCAACGAGTTCGACCGCAAGCAAACCCATGGAGAGTGTTTCTACAGGAACGGTGTTTGTAAAACCGTAGCCATGATGAATTTGGAAGCAGAACTCAATTATGCCCACGTGGACGACTTGAGAGCTCATGCCTTGGAACTGCCGTACCAG AACAAGCGTTACTCAATGATGATCCTCATGCCCCAAGACCGTGATGCTGGATTGGCTCTCATACGTGATCTTCCCTACATCGGATTGCTGAAGATATCCAATATGTTGCAGCCTACACCCGTCGTCCTCACGATGCCCAAGTTCACTGTTGTGTATGGAGACGATATGGTAGCACCTTTGAAGAAC ATGGGCATATCAACTTTATTCTCTCCTGCTGCAAACCTGTCAGGTATCATTGATGGTGCAGAAGCTCACTTGAACACCATATTCCATAAGGTCTACATGTCTGTTGACGAGAAGGGAACTATTGCTGCAGCAGCAACCGCTGATATGTTGGTACCTCTCATGAACAATTTTGTACCACTTCTTGTTAATAGGCCCTTCATATTCTTCATTTGGGACAATGAGAAAGGTGTCGTCCTATTTGAGGGAAAGATTGAAGAGCCCACAGAGTTCGATGCTGTTACTAATAATAAGTTTG gtcaGCCTGAAAACCAGCCGAGTCAGCCAACAAACCAACCAATTCCGCCAACAAACCAACCAAGTCAGTCAACCGACCAACCAAGTCAGCCAACCAACCAACCAAGTCAGCCAACCAACCAACCAAGTCAGCCAACCAACCAACCAAGTCAGCCAACAAACCAACCAAGTCGGCCTACAAACCAAAGAAGTCAGCCAACAAACCAACCAATTGAGCCAACCAACCAACCAAGTCAGCCAACAAGTGATCCGTCACAGTCTACGAGTCAACCGATTACAGAATATTCCACGAGGCCATACTATGATGCGCTTCCGATAGGCTGGTTCCGAAAGGTTTCCGGTTATTTGGGTCGAGTGCCATACCATTTCATTGGAGTAGAGTAa